In Bacillus sp. DX3.1, the following proteins share a genomic window:
- the rsgA gene encoding ribosome small subunit-dependent GTPase A, which produces MNQNRLESFGWDSFFEDQSLKQYEVGRILLEHKHMYRVMCEDGECVAELSGKFRHETLVKGDYPAVGDWVHIKKIQDENKAIIHSVFPRRSSFSRQAAGEKTAEQIIAANVDYLFLVNALNADFNVRRIERYLLLAYESGAAPVVVLTKSDLCEDVEQKILETEAVAIGVPIFAVDSVQQEGIHSLQQFVASGKTIALVGSSGAGKSTLLNALIGSEVAKTGGIREGDSKGRHTTTHRELFQLPNGGLVVDTPGMRELQLWEGSGAIHATFSDIEEVAKECRFRDCEHENEPGCAVRSAIDNGVLAANRLLNYKKLQREISYAMRKQDPVLARAERDKWKKMTKQHRKK; this is translated from the coding sequence TTGAATCAAAATCGTTTAGAATCGTTTGGATGGGATTCTTTTTTTGAAGATCAATCCTTAAAACAATATGAAGTAGGACGTATTTTACTAGAACATAAACACATGTACCGTGTGATGTGTGAGGATGGGGAATGTGTCGCGGAATTATCAGGAAAGTTTCGTCATGAGACACTAGTAAAAGGTGATTATCCAGCAGTTGGTGACTGGGTGCATATAAAGAAAATACAAGATGAAAATAAGGCGATTATTCACAGTGTCTTTCCGAGAAGAAGCTCCTTTTCTAGACAAGCAGCTGGTGAGAAAACAGCAGAACAGATCATCGCAGCAAATGTGGATTATCTTTTCTTAGTGAATGCATTAAATGCTGACTTTAATGTGAGACGAATTGAGCGTTATTTATTATTAGCATATGAAAGCGGTGCCGCGCCTGTTGTTGTGTTAACAAAGAGTGACCTATGTGAAGATGTAGAACAAAAGATACTGGAAACAGAAGCGGTTGCAATAGGTGTTCCCATCTTTGCCGTTGATAGCGTGCAGCAAGAAGGCATTCATTCATTACAGCAATTTGTAGCTTCCGGAAAAACGATTGCTCTTGTTGGCTCATCTGGTGCAGGAAAATCAACATTGCTAAATGCTTTAATAGGGAGTGAAGTTGCAAAGACAGGTGGTATTCGCGAAGGAGATAGTAAGGGGAGGCATACAACGACCCATCGTGAGTTGTTTCAATTGCCAAATGGTGGATTAGTTGTTGATACACCTGGAATGCGAGAACTACAACTTTGGGAAGGAAGCGGTGCAATTCATGCAACGTTCTCTGATATTGAAGAGGTAGCGAAAGAGTGTCGTTTTCGTGATTGTGAACACGAAAATGAACCGGGTTGTGCAGTTCGCTCTGCCATTGATAACGGTGTTTTAGCAGCAAATCGTTTGTTGAATTATAAAAAACTCCAAAGAGAAATTTCTTATGCTATGAGAAAACAAGATCCGGTTCTTGCTCGTGCTGAGCGAGACAAATGGAAAAAGATGACGAAGCAGCATAGGAAAAAATAG
- a CDS encoding LLM class flavin-dependent oxidoreductase yields MIKLSVLDQSPISEGSTPTEAFSNTVQLAQEVEKLGFTRFWVSEHHNSVSLAGSSPEILISHIAAKTNRIRVGSGGVMLPHYSSYKVAENFRVLEALYPNRIDLGVGRAPGGMPIATRALQEGKMISLDHYPEQIQDVAMYLHDKVPGNHQFANLQAAPVIPTAPELWMLGSSGESAMVAAKQGTSFAFAQFINGYGGPEVMKAYQEQFQPSFLGDKPQSIVSIFVVCGETTEEAEKIASSLDLSILLLEQGMRTTGTPSIETAQNYSYSAYDLFRIKENRQRMIVGDQAKVKEQILELSKAYNTEEFMIVTITHDFKDKLKSYCLLAEAFDLQ; encoded by the coding sequence ATGATTAAATTAAGCGTATTAGATCAATCCCCTATTTCAGAGGGGAGTACACCGACTGAGGCTTTTTCAAACACTGTACAACTCGCTCAAGAGGTTGAAAAACTTGGTTTTACTCGGTTTTGGGTATCCGAACATCACAACTCTGTAAGTTTAGCTGGATCAAGTCCGGAAATACTTATTTCTCATATCGCAGCAAAAACAAATCGTATTCGCGTCGGTTCTGGTGGCGTTATGCTTCCTCACTACAGCTCTTATAAAGTGGCTGAAAACTTCCGTGTACTAGAAGCGCTTTATCCAAACCGAATCGATCTTGGGGTTGGACGAGCACCAGGCGGCATGCCAATTGCAACGCGTGCACTACAAGAAGGAAAAATGATTTCACTCGACCATTATCCAGAACAAATTCAAGATGTAGCAATGTACTTACATGATAAAGTGCCAGGCAATCATCAATTTGCTAACCTTCAAGCTGCTCCTGTTATCCCAACTGCTCCTGAACTATGGATGCTTGGATCAAGCGGAGAAAGCGCAATGGTTGCTGCAAAGCAAGGAACTTCTTTTGCATTTGCTCAGTTTATTAACGGATATGGCGGACCTGAAGTAATGAAAGCATACCAAGAACAATTTCAGCCATCTTTCTTAGGTGATAAACCACAATCAATTGTTTCTATTTTTGTCGTTTGCGGCGAAACAACTGAAGAGGCTGAAAAAATTGCTTCCAGTCTGGACTTATCGATTCTTTTACTAGAACAAGGAATGCGTACAACTGGTACTCCTTCTATTGAAACAGCTCAAAACTATTCCTATAGTGCCTATGATTTGTTCCGCATAAAAGAAAATCGCCAGCGTATGATTGTTGGAGATCAAGCAAAAGTAAAAGAGCAAATTCTAGAGTTGAGTAAAGCTTACAATACGGAAGAATTTATGATTGTAACGATTACCCATGATTTTAAGGATAAATTGAAATCTTATTGTTTATTAGCAGAAGCTTTTGATTTACAATAA
- a CDS encoding DUF3939 domain-containing protein: MFRFFRTGKEERTITKDELEQAMAKFLEKNASIVYTVLVNEDYTVNYDLLKPYLPAFPTNTFIITKETLEVFEHTLENIELVKEIDVVQRAVDQYVTEKERFPIVEDDADRLICGMKLAPYLERVLKRKLYISEKHYLVSSQPDKSKKNIV, encoded by the coding sequence ATGTTTCGCTTTTTCAGAACTGGAAAAGAGGAGAGGACGATTACAAAAGATGAATTAGAGCAAGCGATGGCGAAGTTTCTTGAAAAGAATGCTAGCATTGTATATACGGTGTTAGTAAATGAAGATTATACAGTGAATTATGACTTGTTAAAACCATATTTACCAGCATTTCCTACAAATACGTTCATTATAACGAAGGAAACGCTTGAGGTATTTGAACATACATTAGAAAATATTGAATTAGTAAAAGAAATTGATGTGGTGCAGCGTGCGGTCGATCAATATGTAACTGAAAAAGAAAGATTTCCAATTGTAGAAGACGACGCTGATCGTTTAATATGTGGAATGAAATTAGCACCCTATTTAGAGCGTGTGTTAAAGAGAAAGCTATATATTTCAGAGAAGCATTATTTAGTATCGAGTCAACCAGATAAAAGTAAAAAGAATATTGTATAA
- a CDS encoding DUF3896 family protein: MKRTYDYRETKKQLELKKQLLCRQLTSVNLTEEDRNQIKMAIDNYEYILNLVEMNHYERGISH; encoded by the coding sequence ATGAAACGTACTTACGACTATCGTGAAACAAAAAAACAATTAGAACTGAAAAAACAACTGTTATGTAGACAACTTACAAGCGTGAATTTAACAGAAGAAGATCGTAATCAAATTAAAATGGCAATCGATAACTACGAATATATTCTAAACTTAGTGGAAATGAATCATTACGAACGTGGTATTTCTCACTAA
- a CDS encoding PucR family transcriptional regulator — protein sequence MITIADLLNIPRFSNISLLNDKADLSRVADTIEITETPDVAAYVPKNTFLLTTAMAFKDNPDLLCQMIEELNELPAAGLGIKLGRFIDELDEKVIETANRLHFPILRIPMTTTLGTISHQLLSYIWDHQTEKMHYALDIQQKFSKMLIHGATLQSLTRHLSTVLKRPVLLLNPFMETIATSRHLIKDPIFEEKTVSLIKDKLKKEPDLNTEISFVLEHAEEGNLLVSVFPIKITAYYPYLLIVLKADQIPYPFSQLAIEQANIVLSFTIYKNLKLEESTRLLREDFFHTLTQRNSQDAEYISNWLDYGKPFGLIASKFYRVLVAGMDQTTNTKDLVKFEEDIYALAYEWLKKKLDEKFIDALLFPIHNDDKFAILLQNQEKNLKDTLATISSEFSTIFPVSLSFAGGNEVFKTEAIHYSFVEAMETFTQSQKNLYESFIHFYESKGIMELIQFIPTEHGQYFCLHTLKSLACPTNETGQELRRTLQVYLDCQCEITETAKRLYIHKNTVKYRIAKCNQLFDYDISHPDFSLRLRLALLLSENGCSTKIERNSAIK from the coding sequence ATGATAACGATTGCAGATTTATTAAACATTCCTCGTTTCTCTAATATTAGTTTATTAAATGATAAAGCTGATTTAAGTAGGGTTGCAGATACAATAGAGATAACGGAAACACCTGACGTTGCTGCTTATGTCCCTAAAAATACATTTCTACTAACTACTGCAATGGCTTTTAAAGATAATCCTGATTTACTTTGCCAAATGATTGAAGAATTAAATGAACTACCTGCTGCTGGGTTAGGAATAAAATTAGGTCGTTTCATTGACGAATTAGATGAAAAAGTCATTGAAACAGCTAACCGCCTTCATTTCCCTATTTTAAGAATTCCAATGACGACAACTCTTGGAACTATTTCGCATCAATTACTTTCCTATATTTGGGATCATCAAACAGAAAAAATGCACTATGCTTTAGATATTCAGCAAAAATTTTCTAAAATGTTAATTCATGGTGCCACTTTACAATCTTTAACGAGACATTTAAGTACAGTGCTTAAAAGACCCGTTCTCCTGTTAAACCCATTTATGGAAACTATTGCAACATCGCGACATTTAATAAAAGACCCTATATTTGAAGAAAAAACCGTCTCTTTAATTAAAGATAAACTAAAAAAAGAACCAGATCTTAATACAGAAATTTCTTTTGTACTAGAACATGCTGAAGAAGGTAATCTTCTAGTTTCAGTATTTCCCATAAAAATTACTGCCTACTATCCATATTTACTTATTGTTCTAAAAGCTGATCAAATTCCATACCCATTTTCTCAACTAGCAATAGAACAAGCTAATATTGTTCTTTCCTTTACAATTTATAAAAATTTAAAGCTAGAAGAAAGTACTCGTCTATTACGTGAAGATTTTTTCCATACATTAACTCAAAGAAATTCACAAGATGCAGAATATATTTCAAATTGGTTAGATTACGGCAAACCATTTGGGCTAATTGCTTCAAAATTCTATAGAGTTTTAGTAGCCGGTATGGATCAAACAACAAACACAAAAGATCTAGTAAAATTTGAAGAAGACATTTATGCTCTTGCTTACGAATGGCTAAAAAAAAAACTGGATGAAAAATTTATTGATGCATTACTTTTCCCCATTCATAATGATGATAAATTTGCTATATTGCTTCAAAATCAAGAAAAAAACTTAAAGGATACATTAGCTACTATTTCATCCGAGTTCAGTACAATTTTTCCTGTTTCATTATCCTTTGCTGGTGGAAATGAGGTTTTTAAAACAGAGGCCATTCATTATTCATTCGTTGAAGCAATGGAAACATTTACGCAAAGTCAAAAAAACCTTTATGAATCTTTTATACATTTCTATGAATCAAAAGGAATTATGGAGCTTATTCAATTTATACCAACCGAACATGGTCAATATTTTTGCTTACATACGTTAAAATCTTTAGCTTGCCCAACAAATGAAACCGGGCAAGAGTTGCGCCGTACTTTACAAGTTTATTTAGATTGTCAATGTGAAATTACAGAAACTGCCAAACGATTATATATTCATAAAAACACAGTAAAATATCGTATCGCAAAATGTAATCAACTATTTGATTATGACATTTCACACCCTGATTTTTCACTACGCTTACGCTTAGCTTTATTGTTATCAGAGAATGGGTGTTCAACAAAAATAGAACGCAATTCAGCAATAAAGTGA
- a CDS encoding flavin monoamine oxidase family protein, translating into MQEPMQSRFTIDEMLRIIDKGLPKTTHPKHILIIGAGMAGLVSASLLKNAGHHVKILEANCRVGGRIETVRMQDTGLYLDVGAMRIPYIHTLTMAYIKKFGLQVNPFINRNETDIIYANGRKTTLQQYEKDPSILRYPVTMNEEGKTSEELLLLAVQPIIDFIKRDPDKNWTIVEKEFGMYSMAAFLKHHPYQYKTYFSPAAIEMIGVLLDLEGFQERSVVEVLRFLYILQQETGFCEIVGGNDALPKAFLPQLQDDIVYNQKLMKLHQHENGVTAYLRHEETYEYSSITGDLVITTIPFSTMRFVEIDPFDSVSHGKWRAIRELHYMAATKIGIQFKSRFWEEQGQKGGRIITDLPIRYAYYPSYGIGSKGPAMMLGSYTWSYDALLWDGLSKHDRIYYTLQNLATILGGQVYDEFISGIAKNWALDPYALGGFAIFQPSQETELQPYVAKPEGKIFFAGDHTTLTHGWIQGAIESGIRAAAEVNQLRVTE; encoded by the coding sequence ATGCAAGAGCCTATGCAGTCCCGTTTCACAATAGATGAAATGCTACGAATAATCGATAAGGGTTTACCAAAAACGACACATCCAAAGCATATTCTCATTATTGGTGCTGGAATGGCCGGCTTAGTATCGGCCTCGTTATTAAAAAACGCTGGGCATCATGTGAAAATTTTAGAAGCAAATTGCCGAGTAGGAGGCAGAATAGAGACTGTTAGAATGCAAGATACCGGGTTGTATTTAGATGTCGGAGCAATGCGTATTCCGTATATACATACGCTTACGATGGCGTATATAAAAAAGTTTGGCTTACAAGTTAATCCATTTATCAATCGAAATGAGACAGATATTATTTATGCGAATGGTAGAAAAACAACCTTACAGCAATATGAAAAAGATCCAAGCATATTGCGATACCCAGTTACGATGAATGAAGAAGGAAAAACGTCAGAGGAGCTATTGTTATTAGCTGTTCAGCCGATTATTGATTTTATTAAAAGAGACCCTGATAAGAACTGGACCATTGTTGAAAAGGAGTTTGGAATGTATTCAATGGCGGCGTTTTTAAAACATCATCCGTATCAGTATAAGACATACTTTTCACCAGCAGCAATTGAAATGATTGGCGTATTACTTGATTTAGAAGGGTTTCAAGAAAGGTCAGTTGTGGAAGTTTTACGTTTTCTTTATATCTTGCAGCAAGAGACTGGATTTTGTGAAATTGTCGGGGGAAATGATGCTTTGCCAAAAGCGTTTTTACCGCAGCTACAAGACGATATTGTATACAATCAAAAGTTGATGAAGCTTCATCAGCATGAAAATGGAGTGACAGCCTATCTTCGGCATGAAGAAACGTATGAGTATAGTAGCATAACAGGGGATCTTGTGATTACTACGATTCCGTTTTCTACAATGCGCTTTGTCGAGATTGATCCATTTGATTCTGTTTCACATGGAAAGTGGAGAGCAATACGAGAATTACATTATATGGCGGCTACGAAAATTGGCATTCAATTTAAAAGTCGCTTTTGGGAAGAACAGGGGCAAAAGGGAGGGAGGATTATTACAGATTTGCCAATTCGGTATGCGTATTATCCAAGTTATGGTATCGGTTCTAAAGGTCCTGCTATGATGCTTGGGAGCTATACATGGTCATACGATGCATTATTGTGGGACGGTTTATCAAAACATGATCGCATCTATTATACATTACAAAACTTAGCTACAATATTAGGTGGTCAAGTATATGATGAATTTATATCAGGTATAGCAAAAAATTGGGCATTAGATCCATATGCATTAGGGGGCTTTGCTATTTTTCAACCTAGTCAAGAAACAGAACTACAACCTTATGTTGCGAAACCAGAAGGGAAAATATTTTTTGCGGGAGACCATACAACACTCACTCATGGCTGGATACAAGGAGCGATTGAATCAGGAATACGTGCTGCGGCAGAAGTGAATCAATTACGAGTAACTGAGTAA
- a CDS encoding DUF3979 family protein, with translation MLHEALMSLFQVAPIEDGKNGWKYVIQEKDSKYSLVDSVSTAHMNVELLFNEYDELRLTLYKDGHPITTIQRIAILKAELEDDEEGIRFVLERMPSRMIRLQLQPFLAIEMGLYWEVCEDCE, from the coding sequence ATGCTACACGAGGCTTTGATGTCATTATTTCAAGTTGCTCCAATTGAAGATGGAAAAAATGGCTGGAAATATGTAATCCAAGAAAAGGATAGCAAGTATTCACTTGTTGATTCTGTATCCACAGCACATATGAATGTGGAATTACTTTTTAATGAATATGATGAGCTGCGTCTTACTTTATATAAAGACGGTCACCCAATTACAACAATACAGCGTATAGCGATTTTAAAAGCTGAGTTAGAAGATGATGAAGAGGGCATTCGATTTGTTTTAGAACGTATGCCAAGTCGAATGATTCGCTTACAATTACAACCATTTCTTGCAATAGAAATGGGGCTGTATTGGGAAGTATGTGAAGACTGTGAATGA
- a CDS encoding GerAB/ArcD/ProY family transporter, which translates to MDNQQWQVAKKVAATYIGTVVGAGFATGREIVEFFTINGIYGTIGICVSGFFFIWLGTKMMLLSSQIGAFSAQEFNRYLFGDVFGNVVNTLLLLVLFGVTSVMLSGAGAVFEEQLRLPRQLGIFITILACIVIGSRGLQGVFEVNTLVVPIMMIFIIGLSITTFIHGTTPLLNVVPAESWNMKWITSPITYVALNLSLAQSVLVPLASEVKDRKAIWWGGILGGAGLCFILLCSHLAILSVEQFYQYNIPMAEVVRRFNATFHFFFVLIIFGEVFTTLVGNIFGMTKQMQSITGWKNNTIIYFILLISYCFSYIGYSELLHILYPIIGWVSIILLPIIAFKQLQKT; encoded by the coding sequence ATGGATAATCAGCAATGGCAAGTAGCCAAAAAGGTTGCTGCTACTTATATCGGGACTGTCGTCGGAGCTGGATTTGCAACGGGACGAGAAATTGTCGAGTTCTTTACGATAAACGGTATCTACGGAACAATAGGCATATGTGTGAGCGGATTTTTTTTTATTTGGTTAGGTACGAAAATGATGCTACTTTCTTCACAAATCGGGGCGTTTTCTGCACAGGAATTTAATAGATATTTATTTGGTGATGTATTTGGAAATGTTGTAAATACTTTATTGCTACTTGTTCTGTTTGGTGTGACAAGCGTGATGCTTTCAGGTGCTGGAGCTGTATTTGAAGAACAGCTTCGTCTTCCAAGACAGCTTGGTATTTTTATAACGATACTCGCTTGTATCGTCATAGGGAGCCGCGGACTACAAGGCGTATTTGAAGTGAATACACTCGTAGTTCCCATCATGATGATTTTCATTATCGGACTTTCCATTACAACGTTTATTCATGGTACGACACCACTACTTAACGTTGTTCCTGCTGAAAGTTGGAATATGAAATGGATTACAAGTCCGATTACATATGTCGCCTTAAATCTATCTCTCGCCCAAAGTGTTCTTGTACCGTTAGCAAGTGAAGTGAAAGATCGAAAGGCCATTTGGTGGGGCGGTATTTTAGGAGGAGCTGGACTATGTTTCATTCTATTATGCAGCCATTTAGCCATTTTATCTGTGGAGCAATTTTACCAATATAACATTCCAATGGCAGAAGTAGTACGCCGTTTTAATGCTACTTTTCATTTCTTTTTTGTTTTAATTATTTTTGGAGAAGTGTTTACAACACTAGTCGGCAATATATTTGGTATGACAAAACAAATGCAATCTATCACAGGTTGGAAAAATAACACCATTATTTATTTTATTTTACTCATCAGTTATTGCTTTAGCTATATCGGCTACAGTGAACTTCTTCACATTTTGTACCCTATCATCGGATGGGTCAGTATCATACTGCTTCCAATTATCGCTTTCAAACAATTACAAAAGACGTAA
- a CDS encoding GNAT family N-acetyltransferase, which yields MDPLLLDFPSEFYTKRLLIRMPKPGDGKAVYEAINESIKELKPWMAFAQKEQTKQEIEASIRRSHIQFLQREDLRLLVFLRETGEFVASTGLHRINWDVPRFEIGYWIDSRFSGKGYMTEAVEGIIDFAFTELKANRLEIRCDARNVKSRAIPERLGFKLEGILESDSVAVDGSELRDTCVFAKRR from the coding sequence ATGGATCCATTGTTATTAGATTTCCCTTCTGAATTTTACACAAAAAGGCTCCTCATACGGATGCCAAAACCAGGGGATGGAAAAGCAGTATATGAAGCAATAAATGAGTCTATAAAAGAATTGAAACCATGGATGGCGTTTGCACAAAAAGAACAAACGAAGCAAGAAATAGAAGCGAGTATAAGAAGGTCTCACATTCAATTTTTGCAACGTGAGGATTTAAGACTGCTTGTGTTTTTAAGAGAAACAGGAGAGTTTGTTGCATCTACTGGTTTACACCGTATTAACTGGGATGTCCCGCGATTTGAAATCGGTTATTGGATTGACTCTCGTTTCAGCGGAAAAGGGTATATGACAGAAGCTGTTGAAGGGATAATAGACTTTGCCTTTACCGAATTAAAAGCAAATCGATTGGAAATTCGCTGTGATGCTAGAAACGTAAAAAGTCGTGCTATACCTGAAAGGTTAGGATTTAAGTTAGAAGGTATTTTAGAAAGTGATAGTGTAGCCGTAGATGGTAGTGAATTAAGAGATACGTGTGTGTTTGCTAAGAGAAGGTAG
- a CDS encoding DUF2877 domain-containing protein — MLIIAEKASQNIEQLSKSSQRWYVHSLFQNGFNLSNGKHLVFIGTDKNGELPFAINLSDFHAKSLLKQIKQNDIFFSNRSTFENKEKNIRIEVKNNLFNNKLEKQRKIDIDRIQLWFDAISKCQTINGFDKTIGQFINEEVKFRKIFKTENIQDVEQILRYFLGRGKGLTPSGDDIILGILSVDQAFPFLQSAFKQILNTLLLEKGLTTTVSEEYLTYALKGQFSTILIKIMRFLSGSQNESANDLLEELLQNGHTSGLDTATGICLALVEYKEE, encoded by the coding sequence GCCAAAATATCGAACAATTGAGCAAAAGCAGCCAGCGATGGTATGTTCATAGTCTTTTTCAAAATGGATTTAATTTATCTAATGGAAAACATCTTGTCTTTATTGGAACAGATAAAAATGGCGAGCTACCTTTTGCGATAAATTTGTCAGATTTTCATGCCAAAAGCCTTCTAAAACAAATAAAACAAAACGATATCTTTTTTAGTAATAGAAGTACTTTTGAAAATAAAGAAAAAAATATAAGAATAGAAGTAAAAAATAATCTATTTAATAACAAGCTAGAGAAACAAAGAAAAATAGATATAGATAGAATCCAATTATGGTTTGATGCTATTTCGAAGTGTCAAACCATAAATGGATTTGATAAAACTATCGGGCAATTTATAAATGAAGAAGTGAAGTTTCGGAAAATTTTTAAAACAGAAAATATACAAGATGTTGAACAAATCTTACGTTATTTTCTAGGAAGAGGAAAAGGATTAACACCTTCAGGGGATGATATTATTCTTGGTATTTTAAGTGTTGATCAAGCATTTCCTTTTTTACAATCAGCATTTAAACAAATATTAAATACATTACTATTAGAAAAAGGATTAACTACAACGGTTAGTGAGGAATATTTAACATATGCTTTGAAAGGACAATTCAGTACAATTTTAATAAAAATCATGCGTTTTTTGAGTGGTAGTCAAAATGAATCAGCCAATGATTTATTAGAGGAATTACTGCAAAATGGACATACATCAGGCTTAGATACTGCAACAGGCATATGTTTAGCTTTAGTAGAATACAAGGAGGAATGA
- the arcC gene encoding carbamate kinase, producing the protein MALGGNAILRPNQEATFENQLSNVEASCVLITEMVQAGHKVIVTHGNGPQVGNILRQNEEAKGVVPALPVDVCSAESQGFIGYMMEQSLKNALKERNLDTHVVTLLTQTEVNAEDSAFQNPTKPIGVFFTKEEAEKISKAKGWQMVEDAGRGYRRVVPSPQPLKIHGVEAIKNLVDTDTIVVSTGGGGIPVVMDKNGHLKGVEAVIDKDRSALRLSEQIDADVFMILTDVSNVYLHFGKPNQMKLEAVSLDEAEKYMAEGHFADGSMGPKMEAAISFARAGKEAIICSLEEAAVALEGKAGTRILSKKSEVSI; encoded by the coding sequence ATTGCTCTTGGTGGAAATGCAATTTTGCGTCCAAATCAAGAAGCAACTTTTGAAAATCAGTTAAGCAATGTTGAAGCAAGCTGTGTACTTATTACTGAAATGGTTCAAGCTGGGCATAAAGTTATTGTAACTCATGGAAATGGTCCACAAGTAGGTAATATTTTAAGACAAAATGAAGAAGCAAAAGGGGTTGTTCCTGCTTTACCAGTGGACGTTTGTAGTGCGGAATCACAAGGATTTATTGGCTATATGATGGAACAATCACTTAAAAATGCTTTAAAAGAAAGAAATTTAGATACACATGTAGTGACATTGTTAACGCAAACAGAAGTAAATGCTGAAGATAGTGCATTCCAAAATCCAACAAAACCAATTGGTGTTTTCTTTACAAAAGAGGAAGCAGAAAAAATAAGCAAAGCAAAGGGATGGCAAATGGTTGAAGATGCGGGTAGAGGTTATCGCCGCGTCGTTCCATCACCACAACCACTTAAAATTCATGGAGTAGAAGCTATTAAAAATTTAGTAGATACAGACACTATTGTTGTATCTACTGGTGGTGGCGGAATACCGGTGGTTATGGATAAAAATGGTCATCTAAAAGGTGTGGAAGCAGTTATTGATAAAGATCGTTCAGCTTTGCGCCTATCAGAACAAATAGATGCAGATGTATTTATGATTCTAACAGATGTAAGCAATGTTTATTTACATTTTGGAAAGCCAAATCAAATGAAATTAGAAGCAGTTTCACTAGATGAAGCAGAAAAATATATGGCTGAAGGTCATTTTGCAGATGGTAGTATGGGACCAAAAATGGAAGCGGCAATTTCTTTTGCTAGGGCAGGGAAAGAAGCGATTATTTGTTCGTTAGAGGAAGCGGCTGTAGCACTTGAAGGGAAAGCTGGAACAAGGATTTTGTCTAAGAAAAGTGAAGTAAGCATATAA
- a CDS encoding DUF4257 domain-containing protein, which translates to MEMYQWLTAVLVGGVTGFVAHLINHQGKLLLPRRLKTFFHLGFFTDILIGSLTALLGLVLFDATTVKEIVKVSIVTAISGQTFLLHQALGGEQAKNTQIGKADEKIQEIDKLLRR; encoded by the coding sequence ATGGAGATGTATCAGTGGCTAACAGCTGTTCTCGTTGGTGGCGTTACCGGTTTTGTTGCCCATCTTATTAATCATCAAGGCAAATTGTTGCTTCCACGCCGTCTAAAAACATTTTTTCATCTTGGTTTTTTCACTGATATTTTGATTGGTAGCCTTACTGCACTTCTTGGACTTGTTTTATTTGATGCGACAACAGTGAAGGAGATTGTGAAAGTTTCCATCGTTACTGCTATTTCTGGACAAACCTTTTTACTTCATCAAGCACTTGGCGGTGAACAAGCTAAAAATACACAGATTGGTAAAGCAGATGAAAAAATACAAGAAATTGACAAACTATTACGACGTTAA
- a CDS encoding Dps family protein, with protein sequence MSTKTNVVEVLNKQVANWNVLYVKIHNYHWYVTGPHFFTLHEKFEEFYTEAATYIDELAERILALEGKPLATMKEYLETSTVHEGTSKESAEEMVQTLVNDYSALIQELKEGMEIAAEAGDETSADMLLAIHTTLEQHVWMLSAFLK encoded by the coding sequence ATGAGTACAAAAACAAATGTTGTTGAAGTATTAAACAAACAGGTAGCAAACTGGAATGTATTATATGTAAAAATACATAACTATCACTGGTATGTTACAGGGCCACACTTCTTTACATTACATGAAAAATTCGAAGAGTTTTATACAGAAGCCGCAACATATATTGATGAATTAGCAGAGCGTATTTTAGCATTAGAAGGAAAACCGTTAGCAACAATGAAAGAGTATTTAGAAACATCTACTGTACATGAAGGTACAAGTAAAGAATCAGCAGAAGAAATGGTACAAACGCTCGTAAATGATTACTCTGCACTTATTCAAGAGCTAAAAGAAGGTATGGAAATAGCAGCTGAGGCTGGAGATGAAACGTCAGCAGATATGTTATTAGCTATTCATACGACATTAGAACAACATGTTTGGATGCTAAGTGCGTTCTTAAAATAA